A genomic window from Glycine soja cultivar W05 chromosome 10, ASM419377v2, whole genome shotgun sequence includes:
- the LOC114369632 gene encoding dof zinc finger protein DOF4.6-like isoform X2, which produces MDTAQWPQEMVVKPIEDIVVTNTTCTKAAVGSVERKPRPQKEQAINCPRCHSINTKFCYYNNYSLTQPRYFCKTCRRYWTEGGTLRNIPVGGGSRKNKRSSASCSNNSHHNDNNSTNKKLSADLVITPPTLSHTTQNPKSNDNSIIHQGQDLNLAFPSTTTTTSDFRKISELVQQNNNNNSSNNSMSASSSTTTTTTSTSHHLSALELLTGITSSSSTGLSTSFMPIPVPSNPNSIYTCGFPLQDFKPGTLNFSLDGIGKGYTSLQNVHGGRLLFPFEDLKQVSSTTTMNQTQQGDSTGYWTGMLGGGSWFNWSCQLYIARSALKCVMIMIHE; this is translated from the exons atggacacAGCTCAATGGCCACAG GAGATGGTGGTGAAACCAATAGAAGATATAGTGGTGACAAATACTACATGTACAAAGGCTGCAGTAGGTTCTGTAGAAAGGAAGCCAAGGCCACAGAAAGAACAAGCTATTAATTGTCCAAGGTGTCATTCAATTAACACCAAGTTCTGCTACTACAACAACTACAGCCTCACACAGCCTAGGTATTTCTGCAAGACTTGTAGAAGGTATTGGACTGAAGGTGGGACCCTCAGGAACATCCCTGTAGGAGGTGGCTCTAGGAAGAACAAGAGATCTTCAGCTTCTTGTAGTAACAATAGTCATCACAATGACAATAATTCAACCAATAAGAAGCTTTCTGCAGATCTGGTCATCACACCTCCAACTTTGTCACACACTACTCAAAACCCTAAGAGCAATGATAATAGTATTATTCATCAAGGCCAAGATCTCAATTTGGCTTTCccatccaccaccaccaccacctcagaTTTCAGAAAAATCTCTGAATTGGTCCAacaaaataacaacaacaatagtaGCAACAACAGCatgtcagcttcttcttcaacCACAACTACAACTACTTCCACTTCTCATCACCTTTCTGCATTAGAGCTTCTTACTGGGATCACTTCTAGTTCCAGTACTGGTTTGAGTACTTCTTTCATGCCTATTCCAGTTCCATCTAATCCAAATTCTATCTACACTTGTGGATTTCCTCTGCAAGATTTCAAGCCAGGAACCTTGAATTTCTCTTTAGATGGGATTGGAAAGGGGTACACAAGCCTTCAGAATGTTCATGGTGGGAGGCTCTTGTTTCCATTTGAGGACCTAAAACAGGTTTCTAGCACCACCACAATGAATCAGACGCAACAAGGGGATTCAACTGGGTATTGGACTGGAATGTTAGGCGGAGGATCATG GTTTAATTGGAGCTGTCAGTTGTATATAGCAAGATCCGCGTTAAAATGTGTTATGATCATGATTCATGAATAG
- the LOC114369632 gene encoding dof zinc finger protein DOF4.6-like isoform X1, protein MQNSQQECKKKEMVVKPIEDIVVTNTTCTKAAVGSVERKPRPQKEQAINCPRCHSINTKFCYYNNYSLTQPRYFCKTCRRYWTEGGTLRNIPVGGGSRKNKRSSASCSNNSHHNDNNSTNKKLSADLVITPPTLSHTTQNPKSNDNSIIHQGQDLNLAFPSTTTTTSDFRKISELVQQNNNNNSSNNSMSASSSTTTTTTSTSHHLSALELLTGITSSSSTGLSTSFMPIPVPSNPNSIYTCGFPLQDFKPGTLNFSLDGIGKGYTSLQNVHGGRLLFPFEDLKQVSSTTTMNQTQQGDSTGYWTGMLGGGSWFNWSCQLYIARSALKCVMIMIHE, encoded by the exons ATGCAGAATTCGCAGCAAGAATGCAAGAAAAAG GAGATGGTGGTGAAACCAATAGAAGATATAGTGGTGACAAATACTACATGTACAAAGGCTGCAGTAGGTTCTGTAGAAAGGAAGCCAAGGCCACAGAAAGAACAAGCTATTAATTGTCCAAGGTGTCATTCAATTAACACCAAGTTCTGCTACTACAACAACTACAGCCTCACACAGCCTAGGTATTTCTGCAAGACTTGTAGAAGGTATTGGACTGAAGGTGGGACCCTCAGGAACATCCCTGTAGGAGGTGGCTCTAGGAAGAACAAGAGATCTTCAGCTTCTTGTAGTAACAATAGTCATCACAATGACAATAATTCAACCAATAAGAAGCTTTCTGCAGATCTGGTCATCACACCTCCAACTTTGTCACACACTACTCAAAACCCTAAGAGCAATGATAATAGTATTATTCATCAAGGCCAAGATCTCAATTTGGCTTTCccatccaccaccaccaccacctcagaTTTCAGAAAAATCTCTGAATTGGTCCAacaaaataacaacaacaatagtaGCAACAACAGCatgtcagcttcttcttcaacCACAACTACAACTACTTCCACTTCTCATCACCTTTCTGCATTAGAGCTTCTTACTGGGATCACTTCTAGTTCCAGTACTGGTTTGAGTACTTCTTTCATGCCTATTCCAGTTCCATCTAATCCAAATTCTATCTACACTTGTGGATTTCCTCTGCAAGATTTCAAGCCAGGAACCTTGAATTTCTCTTTAGATGGGATTGGAAAGGGGTACACAAGCCTTCAGAATGTTCATGGTGGGAGGCTCTTGTTTCCATTTGAGGACCTAAAACAGGTTTCTAGCACCACCACAATGAATCAGACGCAACAAGGGGATTCAACTGGGTATTGGACTGGAATGTTAGGCGGAGGATCATG GTTTAATTGGAGCTGTCAGTTGTATATAGCAAGATCCGCGTTAAAATGTGTTATGATCATGATTCATGAATAG
- the LOC114369632 gene encoding dof zinc finger protein DOF4.6-like isoform X4 gives MQNSQQECKKKEMVVKPIEDIVVTNTTCTKAAVGSVERKPRPQKEQAINCPRCHSINTKFCYYNNYSLTQPRYFCKTCRRYWTEGGTLRNIPVGGGSRKNKRSSASCSNNSHHNDNNSTNKKLSADLVITPPTLSHTTQNPKSNDNSIIHQGQDLNLAFPSTTTTTSDFRKISELVQQNNNNNSSNNSMSASSSTTTTTTSTSHHLSALELLTGITSSSSTGLSTSFMPIPVPSNPNSIYTCGFPLQDFKPGTLNFSLDGIGKGYTSLQNVHGGRLLFPFEDLKQVSSTTTMNQTQQGDSTGYWTGMLGGGS, from the exons ATGCAGAATTCGCAGCAAGAATGCAAGAAAAAG GAGATGGTGGTGAAACCAATAGAAGATATAGTGGTGACAAATACTACATGTACAAAGGCTGCAGTAGGTTCTGTAGAAAGGAAGCCAAGGCCACAGAAAGAACAAGCTATTAATTGTCCAAGGTGTCATTCAATTAACACCAAGTTCTGCTACTACAACAACTACAGCCTCACACAGCCTAGGTATTTCTGCAAGACTTGTAGAAGGTATTGGACTGAAGGTGGGACCCTCAGGAACATCCCTGTAGGAGGTGGCTCTAGGAAGAACAAGAGATCTTCAGCTTCTTGTAGTAACAATAGTCATCACAATGACAATAATTCAACCAATAAGAAGCTTTCTGCAGATCTGGTCATCACACCTCCAACTTTGTCACACACTACTCAAAACCCTAAGAGCAATGATAATAGTATTATTCATCAAGGCCAAGATCTCAATTTGGCTTTCccatccaccaccaccaccacctcagaTTTCAGAAAAATCTCTGAATTGGTCCAacaaaataacaacaacaatagtaGCAACAACAGCatgtcagcttcttcttcaacCACAACTACAACTACTTCCACTTCTCATCACCTTTCTGCATTAGAGCTTCTTACTGGGATCACTTCTAGTTCCAGTACTGGTTTGAGTACTTCTTTCATGCCTATTCCAGTTCCATCTAATCCAAATTCTATCTACACTTGTGGATTTCCTCTGCAAGATTTCAAGCCAGGAACCTTGAATTTCTCTTTAGATGGGATTGGAAAGGGGTACACAAGCCTTCAGAATGTTCATGGTGGGAGGCTCTTGTTTCCATTTGAGGACCTAAAACAGGTTTCTAGCACCACCACAATGAATCAGACGCAACAAGGGGATTCAACTGGGTATTGGACTGGAATGTTAGGCGGAGGATCATG A
- the LOC114369632 gene encoding dof zinc finger protein DOF4.6-like isoform X3 codes for MQNSQQECKKKEMVVKPIEDIVVTNTTCTKAAVGSVERKPRPQKEQAINCPRCHSINTKFCYYNNYSLTQPRYFCKTCRRYWTEGGTLRNIPVGGGSRKNKRSSASCSNNSHHNDNNSTNKKLSADLVITPPTLSHTTQNPKSNDNSIIHQGQDLNLAFPSTTTTTSDFRKISELVQQNNNNNSSNNSMSASSSTTTTTTSTSHHLSALELLTGITSSSSTGLSTSFMPIPVPSNPNSIYTCGFPLQDFKPGTLNFSLDGIGKGYTSLQNVHGGRLLFPFEDLKQVSSTTTMNQTQQGDSTGYWTGMLGGGSW; via the exons ATGCAGAATTCGCAGCAAGAATGCAAGAAAAAG GAGATGGTGGTGAAACCAATAGAAGATATAGTGGTGACAAATACTACATGTACAAAGGCTGCAGTAGGTTCTGTAGAAAGGAAGCCAAGGCCACAGAAAGAACAAGCTATTAATTGTCCAAGGTGTCATTCAATTAACACCAAGTTCTGCTACTACAACAACTACAGCCTCACACAGCCTAGGTATTTCTGCAAGACTTGTAGAAGGTATTGGACTGAAGGTGGGACCCTCAGGAACATCCCTGTAGGAGGTGGCTCTAGGAAGAACAAGAGATCTTCAGCTTCTTGTAGTAACAATAGTCATCACAATGACAATAATTCAACCAATAAGAAGCTTTCTGCAGATCTGGTCATCACACCTCCAACTTTGTCACACACTACTCAAAACCCTAAGAGCAATGATAATAGTATTATTCATCAAGGCCAAGATCTCAATTTGGCTTTCccatccaccaccaccaccacctcagaTTTCAGAAAAATCTCTGAATTGGTCCAacaaaataacaacaacaatagtaGCAACAACAGCatgtcagcttcttcttcaacCACAACTACAACTACTTCCACTTCTCATCACCTTTCTGCATTAGAGCTTCTTACTGGGATCACTTCTAGTTCCAGTACTGGTTTGAGTACTTCTTTCATGCCTATTCCAGTTCCATCTAATCCAAATTCTATCTACACTTGTGGATTTCCTCTGCAAGATTTCAAGCCAGGAACCTTGAATTTCTCTTTAGATGGGATTGGAAAGGGGTACACAAGCCTTCAGAATGTTCATGGTGGGAGGCTCTTGTTTCCATTTGAGGACCTAAAACAGGTTTCTAGCACCACCACAATGAATCAGACGCAACAAGGGGATTCAACTGGGTATTGGACTGGAATGTTAGGCGGAGGATCATGGTAA